The DNA sequence atattagattatattaaggttaaaatattttaattaaattttaaaatattaaaaataaagtataaaaaataaaaaatttattaaaaatttaaaccaatcaaatcgaactgaatcaaaccgatttaattggatttaatttctgattaaaatcgatttgattcgatttttataaatactaaaattttaatttttaatttattcaattcgatttaattttaaatcgaatcaatcGAATACTCACTCTAATATGTGGATTTAAATATACCGAGGATGTGTTTAAACCGGCTATTTATGAAGGGTTTGCCTTGCGTTTTTGtgctaataaaaattaaaagttgaaataACATGATTTTATCGCTAGCATCCTATAAACCGGCTATTTATGAAGGGTTTGCCTTGCGTTTTTGtgctaataaaaattaaaagttgaaataACATGATTTTATCGCTAGCAtcctataaaaatatattttttaaaaatagccGTTAAAAATAAgtctaattatttatttcaatttatagAAAATTTGAGTGTTTGAGAGTCCATGATATTTTTTGTTTACAATGGGCAGTGGAGTTCAGCTTTTTGGAACCTTATAGTTGAGTCAGACTGTAAATCTGTTATTGATTTGCTACAATCACACTATTTTTCCGAGAATGGTTTGGGTTTGGTGCTTCAGGATTGTGTTGCTGTTGTTGCTCAATTACAAGATTGTTCCAGGTCTTTTGTTAAGCAGTCTGGCAAGTTTCGTTGCCCATGCTCGTGCTAGACATTACACTGATGTTGATGATCTGTCTGTTTGAATTGAAGAGTCTCTGATcttattacaataaaataattatatccttatatattattattaaattcaattatattttctttttattaatttaattcagtgTTAAAATtcatctgaataaatttaaaaaatttcagattctatcattttaaaaaaataaaattatattttcttttattaattatattatttttctctttaataattaaaaaatttaaaaattaacctttaaataaaatttcatatatttttaatttttatttataaatattttaataatatttaaatttttttaaccttGTAAACTTATATATAtgattttcaatattattaaatatcaacAAGATAATCTGTCAAacctttaatttaaatatttatgctcaatattgcatattcaataatattaaaaattatatacatgaGTTTTGAAAACTAAAATGAGTCTTagatattgttaaaattaatttaaaaatattattttgttttctaatatgagttaatcaaaattaacaaattaaattaaatatttatttaaaaaactattttattaattaaataaaattttaagaattatatcaaaatttatcattaatttttcgATTTAATTTAGTTCATCAGTGacttaatctttttttttttaaaatagggaCATggagagtcgaaccttagacctcaTAAGACTGctaggatgcactttccaccatgCTAAGTCTCGGGGTGCCAGTGActtaatcttataattttagCTTTATTGttcatgaaataaaattatgatataaatgtgatatttcataaatatttagattatttttatttaataggctcttatattttataaaaatttaatttttagttattcAGTAAgccaatttaaatatttatattatttaattttataatttaattatatgtattatttaattttttttaaatttttaaatatttatcttatttagTTGATTGATacatgtaaaataaataaattaataatttctttGATGGAAGATTAAAAAGATATAATCAGGTGATTTTGAAGACTAGAAAATTGTTTAAAAGTTTAAGTACTTTATAGTAATTATCCCATTAAGAAATTaagactaaataattaattttatggaaATTTAGGGACTTCCTAGTTATTATCCTGCATCTTCGTCCAAAGGCTGGAACTTACTCTTATCCACATTCCTTTCTACATGTCAGTTTCTTTCTTCGTCTCCTCTTCTTCTAGTTATTAAATCCTCCAACAAGTGTTGCTCAATTCCGGTTAATTTTCTTTTCCGGTTTTATTTTGCTTTAATTTCAAACGAAAGGAAAGGGATTCTAGTTTCTCTGAAAAAATTTTCTGTTCCAAAAATTATCTACTGATTCTGTAACCAAAGCTATTTGCATAATCCAAGGTATGACGAGTATTATATCAAGTCAACATTGTAATCCACCACTTGGGGTTCAGGACCATCTATTCAGAGCGAGATTCAATAAGCTTCCTCGTTCTGGGGGATTCATTTTCTCTAATTCTCAATCTGCTGTCACTCGTTATCGCCTAACTACAAGGAAACATAGGCCTATCTTCTCTATTCCTGTGGATGATACCCAAGATCCAGATGAGTCTGAAGATGAAGATAGTGACAAGGATTTCCCCAAAGATGAAGCTGGAGGGGTATGcttaacatttttattatattctcaATGCCTTTCTTTGTTTAAACTTGGAGGTTTGTGAAATATGATTTGTTCTGCATTTTGTTAGTTTTTGTTATTAATCCTCAGAGAGCTTTATATGGGAATTTTTCAGATGTTATTTTCCTTGCCCTTTATGTAATAGAACTTGTCACTATAAATAAAACCCATCTCAAAAAACTTTGAGCCCGTTAGTTATTTAACGGttgcccttcttcttcttcttcttctctctttccctttctctttGCTGTGGTTACACTATTCAAATTGTAGATCATCTAAAAGGTTCTATTATCACACAGAAAAATTCTACCAAATTGAcctttttagattttattttttcaggtTGATAGTGAAATGCTAAGGAAAAATCTTGAAAGAATTGTTGGTACAGATGATTCTGCTTTTAGTGGAATAGACCTTGCAACTCTTATCAGGAACAAGTATGGAAGATCTTATGATGTTCAATTAATAAAGAAGGTATGTTTTCTTTGTGCAAAGTGTATGTAATTTCCACATATTGCAAATGTCATATTGTAAGCAAGATTTTGTTTCTGTTCTATGATTTTTCATATGATGCATTGGTTTTTAGAAACAGAAAAGTCATAAGTCGAGGCTTATAATATTCTTGCATAGGATCTGAACCATAGTCCATAGATCAATTTTTAGGCTTATTTCTTGATTAAAAGAgaatttaatgataattataaGAAGCATTTTTAGGTGTTTCTTCTCTATGGTTGGTTATGTAGGCTTAATTTAACTCTAGTTGTTATTGCTTTTTTTCCTCCTATTTTAGGATATTTCTTCATCCCCACTGGCAGTTTCATTTTTATGATTTAGCAGCATAATTAGTTTCTACTGCCATCTCAAAGAAAGCATTTTCCCTTTTTGTTTTCTTCAATTTGTAATTATTACTAATTATCTacataaaattgattttttatctTCTTCCTGGTACTAAAATTAATTCATGAATTGCCATGTTTCCTGGCTTCTATTTGCTCAATATCTATTGTATTGCTTAGTTTTATGGATAGAGACATAGACATGTCTTGCTTGTTTATTTGTGTAGCATGGACCTCTCTGATAGCTCCAAAAATATTCTGTAGTGCTAAGATTATGTCCTTTTTTctttataacaaaaaaaaaaagaaagagcagaagaagaagaagcaaaagatTAGCTCTTGTTGACTCGTTAATTACAACTGTATTTGTAATCTATGATTAGCTCTTCTTCacttgttttttctttgaaaagaTTACATCAATTGATCATATTTAAGCATTCATTTTTGAAAAtgacactttattattattatttttaataaaaagcaaAAAAGAAGAGAATTGATTAAAACTAGCCAAAATTGTTGCCAGTTTCTCAAATTAGGTTGAAGTTGAAAGTACATGCAAACATCTAGAAATGTTTGTGGTCATTTGGCCATTTGAATATTTAACTGCTGTTTGTGGTTTGACTATGGTAGCAACTATCCAGCAAAATTTGTTCAAAATTATAGTAATGTTTTCAAAAAACTAATATGGTCACGGGTGAGTTTGTTGGGGAGTGGTCCTTAGTTTGCCGAAATACATCATACACGCCTCTCCCCATAGCTGTCTGGTGTCTGGAAGTTAATGTTGACAACATGGTTGATTGTTGAAGAACTTAGTGTTAGATGTTTTGACATTATATATTCCCATACATAACCTTGATTTTTACTTGCATTTGATTCTTTGTTGTTACATTGTCCTTTTTTTTGGCACTATCTTTTTGGtaatttatgtatatattttacttgTACATGCTTAATGTAGGAGTTCATGGGTAGAAATCTCCTTGCTTTGAATGTCATGTGGAGGTACATGGAGCAGGTAAGCTGATTCTTCTGCTACATAGTTGTGGTTCAAAGATAGAActgtgataaatttttttattattgttttctgTGCAGCTAATtgaacattaagttaaattatttactttGGTTAATGGGTATATATTTGATTCATTACCTGCATggaattgagtttttgcatggCTTTTCATTTTAGTTGGAAATCCACTAAAAGTGATGAAAACTATGAGCGACATGGGGATTAGATTAACTAGTTCAGATGCAGCATTCTGTAATTGTATCAGTTTTAAGTTCTAGCTTTGTGGGTCTGAAGTTTTTGTTTTGGGTTATAGTAATATCCTGACCATAATAGAATTCAAATAGAGGAGTCATTCTGTAGGAAGTCTGGATTTCACATGGAATTTGTGATGCTTTCTTGAATCTTGATGGGAATGAGTCCTAGTTGGGAGTGGCAATGGGGCAGGGTGGGTGGATGTTTCGCATTACTTTCCTCACCCCATAAGGTATTGGGGCAGTGCAGAAATAGATTTTTccatttttagtttttattaataaatgataaaaaaaatatattcttaaCATATTATCATTTAATATTATAGTTTGTTATTGAATTTTGCATGCTATTGGcaagcattaaaaaaaaaatcattataggtaataaattttatattttcaaaaatataaaaattataaatttaatttgctaAAATAATAGTATAAATTTATATCTGGGTTCAGCGTGTGTGAGCTTTGCTTCTTTTTGTGCTCAAGTCATCGTGCTCAAGTCATCTATTTTTGCTTCATAATCTCTTTCATGCTGTTATAAAAATCTACAAACCCAAAATCAAATATTAATCAACTAATTAAATAGGAAACTAACACAAAAGACTATGTAATGATATTAAACAACTATCAAATGCTTAGACTACTAGAGGTCGACATTTCTTTGATGTTAATAAACAACCTGAATGCCATATATGACTGTAGGATCTCTATTGAATATCATATAGTGAGTCGTTACTAAAGAAAATTGTGGATACATAAGATCACACAATTGCCAAAGTTTTTGGAAGCCATTTGTTTATATATTTCTCTAAttgttcttttttctttttctgttttttttttttatacttttgttTCCCCACTTTTCAGAGATCCTTTCCACTAACTGAGGAGGAGTATTTACTAAGGCTCGATGATGTGGCAAACACATTGAAATGTTGGGGAGCTGTCTCACACATTCGAAACAGCTTATTGAAGTTGAAAGAGCGACCTCGGATAGGAAAGGTAAACTGATAATACAGCATTTGCCATTAAATTCTTGAGTTTCCATAAAGTTTAATGCTTCATGAAGAATGTTCTTGGATtaataataactttttataGAAATCAAACATGAAAGTTCCTTGCAAGAGATCAAAAAGAGGAAAGATGTTCCGATTGTGCATGGACATATACATATTCGCAGTTGCTTTTTCTTGTTGGGTTTATCTTATTGTTTCTATTTAATTTCTGCAATGTGTTTTTGCTTCTAATAAAGTATATCAATCACTAAACAAGAAAACGACTTTTTCCATTAAGACCAACATCAAACAAAAGTCAAATTCTTAATGTAAAACTTTGTCCTAACCTAAATGTTTTTCTGAAGGGGAAAATTTTTGGTGGAATTTTGTTATGTGCCCTCAAATAAGACTCTTGTTAATGTTTCTGGTTTTCTTTGAGAAACCTATCGAATTGTTTGAGAAGAATTCTCTGATCTCATAAAATTGATGAATAATTTTCTGAATATTGTATAAAGAGAATAATGCCTTTTTCTAATGAAGGCTACATTCAGATAAGGATTGCATGAAAGActtgaattcaaaaaaatacTTCCTATCTTttcctaaaatttaaaaataaaactaaaaatacaattaaaagtTAAACTAAAGTTAACAAGCTAAGCTTTATTTATTGTAATTACTTTGACCAGAATTTACCAAGTAGAAGGGTAATGCACATCCATTAAGAACCTCCAAAGGAAATTTGGCAGTGCAGGGAAGAAGTGAAGAGGGAAATGAGGACTAAACGGAATTCAATAATAGGCTACAGAATGTGAAAAAAAATGGAGTTTCATATGAATAGTGTATGCCAGCTAAAAGGGAAACAAAGAAGATGCATGAGGTTTCAAACTCATGAGTCACACAATTACACATTGAAAGAGAGTAATGGAAGATGTGCACAATTATCTACGATGACTAGTTTGGTTTTCTCCTAGAAAGATCGATTATGGAGGCAGTTTTCCTAATAAGAGGATTGATGGATAATTTTTTAGGGAAaaagaggagagagagagagtataaTTCTTGTAGGCGGTTCGCATTATTTGATTCAAACCTGAAAAAGCTAATGGACAGCCTAAATTTGGTTCTTTGACTTCAATTTGTTTTGAAATTCAATTCAGCTTCAGTTTCCATAAGCAAAAAACTGAAATAAACTAAATCTACCTGAATATCTTCCAAATTCTTTCGTCTTTCTTGTGAAGGAAACCAAGGACAATATGACACTCAACAGACTCCCTCCCTCACTAATAGCCTCTTCAACAGCACGAGTTCCCACAACTAAGTCTTAGCAGTCCATGGCCTCCCTTAGGCCCCTTGTTTGAATTTCCTCCCTTCCTCTTCCTAGATTAAGATCATGAGGATgttatttctttttatcaaaGCGCAAAAATCAGAACTTAAAAAATGCTTTGATTGCTGGGCAGGGTGATATCAAGATCTCCTGGGAGATAGTTTTGTGACTTTGTCCACTTTCAAAAGTACTCCTTTGTTATAGCCATGGTCTCTTAAACCAAACATTATGAGGACCAGAGGATGTGATTATATTTTTCAGAGCATAAAACCAGACATTAAGAGATGCTTTGGTTGTTTGGCATGGTGATATAAAGATTTGCATGGAGAAAGCTTTGCCTGCTTTTTGAGAGAGCTCCTTTGATGTGGTctggtcttttttttttctctttcaataAAAGGTGAATTAAGCCTGGCTTctccatttttctatttttaattttggtcTCTTTTGTAGACATTTCCAAAATTGTTCTtttattgtttgtttctttAGATTAGCTAGAAAAACTCTCTCTTGAGGTGGGGTGTCCAAAATAATGGTCTATTTAGTAACTTTcgttttatctttttgttgtTTGCCTCTCAAGCTTTCGCTCCTTGAAGTGTTCCTAATTGCTATTGATAAAAATGGAATTTTATGGTGAGAGAACTTGAGAAATTGGGAGATTATCCAACCTAGCAAACCCAACAAATCAGTTCCTCCATGTACTTAGGTAGTCTCTCTTATGGGCTTTTTATCAAacagaggttggagaaaagaaaTTTTGTCAAATAAGGGTGGCAAGAAAAAATTTTGTCAAACAGGGGTGAATTTGTCCACCTCAGCAAAATTCTTAAACCTGCCGCTGGTCTAATCGGCGGCAGAAGCCCTGGTCTATCAAACCGGCGGCAGAAGCTCTGGTCTATCAAACCAGCGgcagaatttaaaaaaaataataaaaataagtaaaaaaaaatattagcatGCTGCTTGTTAGACAAATGAcaagctttttattttttttaaaaaaaattaaaattaatgtttgCTGACAGAGAAATTCTATGCCAGCATATGGGCAAGTGCCCTTGCCGTGTACGACAAAGGCACTcgccctttttatttttttaaatattaataatgtataataatattaaataattaaatatattttaaaataatatttataggaTTTATAATGTTTACTCAAACCCAAGAAAGATACTTGTCGTAATCCTCTAAAAATTGAACAGCCAATAAAAGAACaaaattataatcaaatatCTTTGTAACCTGTACTTATCCTGCTTACTTTGTAAAActgcattttctttttctctgtatagataataaaatatactttttaatttataagatttatataaaatattattattttttatataaaagtacaatattattattttgattctgTTGAGTAAATGCTTGCCGGATATATCTCCAATTTCCAATCTCCGATACTTATTGTTTTATACTGATTTAAAAATTGATTCGAAAACTACCAAACTCAAATTTATGAAAGAAGTTTACCGTAATTCTCTAAAAATCCACCGGCCAATGAAAAGGAATAAAaatatagtcaaataagtttgcAGGCTACAACTATCTTACTTATTctgtaaaagttttttttttttttttttttcattgtacattttctaatttaatcaagtaataaatacaatattataaaatttatttttttattattatacaaatatatttagtattatttatataatacaaGATATCCCTGTTTgacaaaattttttcttttccacttctaTTTGACAAAATTTCTTTTCTCCAACACctgttttataagaaaaaaaaaaaaaaacccttctCTTCCTACAGaatttggttattttattttataattgtctAACGCAACCGACTGATACACTACTCTATAACCATATGCATTTTCGCTGCTCTAGAGATACCTTAAATTATCATCCAGCTGTGCAATGATGGTTTTAGAACAAAAAAGAGTATTAGTTTTGTAAAGGTGTTGAAAGAGATGAAGTAGCAGTGACTAGCATTTCGACAATTAACTGAATATAATCACAATTAGATTGGTTTCAGTTATCAATATTGAGACCTTATCCTTTCCCAGTTTTCAGTCGGTAATGGTTTAGTTGATAAAGCATAAAGTATATCCAAGAGGATACACCATAGTGAATGATTTTTGTAGTTGACATTCACATATTGGAAATAGACAAATACAAGAAGTTACAAGAGTTATAGAGGAAAACCCTAGTCTAAAATTAAGTGAAAAGTAAAACTAAACAAAGTATGCAAAGTAGCAAACATTATATCCCAAAAAGGCTTTCATTTTAGGTATCTAGTCTCTATTATACAAAGACATGGGGCATGAGTAGGAACATCAACCATATATATGATTTGGAGAATGATGGATAAAGTGGGGAATGGAGCTCGAAATCAGATGGATGGGGGGAATTGCCTGCCATTTTCAGTTTCTTTTATGGACTTTGAGTTCATCCCTACAACTACGTCCATCAACATGTGTCTAACATAGGTATGCCAGCATAAGATAAAACGTCAAAGCAAGAAAGCTATTATAGCGAACACAGATTTCTTACAACATTTCTTAGGTGTACAAGGAGTATATCTAGATGTCAACTTTTTATAATTACAACAAATGGACCtctccataaaaaaaaattggactTCTGAGGTCAGCACATTAGtacaattgaaaataaaaataagagtgAAGCTCGTCAAAAATGATGTATTGATGTGTAATGGGGTTCACACTCATAGAGGTATTTCTGCCAGCTTGGAGAACACTCATATtgatattattttcttctatttgcAGTTGCATTTTTCTTCtatgatgataatttttttttgttcatgTGTGTTAAATAATGCATATTTTTATTTGAGTTGGATGGTCAAGGCAAATAGCATtgtttattagttaattatggCTTTTTGTGGAGGTAAATTACCCCTTTCTTATTACCAATTGTTGCAGGCAGTGAGCATTTTCATAGACATGGATGAGTCTGGAGGCCGTGCGAGAGAATGGATTTACAAATAGATTGTGCTTTAACCTACCAGGATTTCACTTGGCCACTTTGGTCCATGCTTTGAAAATGAGAGAAGCCATCCATCCAAAAGATAGTCGTTGACCATTTATGAATTGGACATCTTCTGCTTCATAGTTGTTATATATTTCCTTGTCGTTTACCTATAGATACCACAGTGTCATGTAAAGCATCATAGCATTGTCTGTAAATTCAAGAACTTCTATATTCCTTTGATATAAAGTTCAGTACTTGCAAACTTTTTCTTGCTGGGTTAACAATAATGGTCATGTTCCTTCACTGAATCTCCTTTTTTGAGGATTTTCTTTTCCTAAAACGTAAACCCATGTTTGAAATTAGGAAAtttataagaattcaattctATTGATTCCATTTTTTATTCGTTCTCATATTTAGAATGAAAGAGTGTGATTTTTTCTAACTgagaaaatttttcattttaaaagaaataggaGTTGTGCATAGAATTCATTCCTTACAAATAATTTATTCTACAATGGGAATGAGTCTCAAGGCTTTCATACATGCAAGGTTTCTCCAATAGATGGCTAGGTGCCAGTCTTAAACAAGTCAATTTGATCATAATGATAAAGGATAAGAAAGTGAACCTGTTAATCCGAACATCTTTCACGTTTCTTTTGAGGAGAGTCATTTTTTTAGGTAAGgtacaaattaaattatgttaaatttgAGCTAATATTAATTCAAGCACTCCTCCATATTCTTATTGCTTTTCCCATGTAGATAGATTCCAGAGCACAATCAAGATTAAGAAGCAAGACAATgaatttatatgaatgttaagCAGTAACTTGCAATGACACAAGGGAGACAAGAAATGAGAAAAACCAACGGTTTTTAGTGGGTTTGAGAGTTGGGTGTAGGGGAGGGGccggggtgagcagtattcggttcaaattaaaaaaatcgatcgaactgaattaaaaaaatcaatcgaactgaattaatttgaaaattcaatttgattttttatttatttctgttcggttcggttcgatttttaattttaaaaatttcaattattttagttcggtttgattttgatagaaaaaaataaaaaaaaaatcaaactgaaccgattagtaataataatatgttgttttcaataatatagaaagatcatagtaaagttaaaatatttcaattaaattttaaaaatttaaaaataaagtgtaaaaaataaaaaatttattaaaaattcaaaccgatcaaatcgaatagaatcgaatcgaatcaaactgatttgattcgattcagtttctgactaaaatcgattcgattcgatttttataaatatcaaaatttcaattttcagtttattcgattcagttcgattttgaaccgaactgaccgaatgctcaccctaaCCGATTGAAGAAATGTAAACtgttaaaaagtttttttttttataaattattttttcattttaaattatgttaaaattaatatacatgtaatttgattttcttaaaatcaataatttagtcatatattttaactttattaaatttaaagttcatatattaaattttcactatttatctataaaatgattaaaataaccttaaaaataaattactattcATAATGGGTTTCTCAAATTTAACACAAGTTTTCAAGTACACTTATGGAAGGACTTTTACTTTGATAAGATCAAAATACttaaatctttaatttcaataatagaataacaaataataaataacaaatatgCATTATTTTGTGAACTGGGAAGGTAATGAAGTTAAAGAAAAAGATTTAATTCTTGAATTAACATGTCAACCTAGCATAAGCATTAAGAATTATTGTTGCTATTAAGAATTATTTGCATAATCTTTTAGAATCAAAGATGTTGGCTATACCAAGTAATTTCTTGGTGTCTAAATAGCAGAATCAACAGCAGCATTGTttctcaataaatataaatatatattgacTTTTCTTACTGATGCAGGCATTCTTGAAgctaagattaaaaaaaaaaaaagaaaaaaaaaaaaaaaaacatgttgATTAGGTCACATATTCCATGACAGGAAAATCCATAACCAAGTGCTATGTCTTTTTTGGTTCATCATTAATATCTTGGAAGAGTAAAACACAAACAATGGTTAGCAAATCTTCATATAAAGCATATTATAGTATTATGGTTATAATGGTGTGTGTTAGAGTGTGAACATAATTTATACATAATAATTATAGGAAATTATATAATCATAGGCTAATTGATTAATATAAGATTATTAGGAGTTGCCTTAACAAGTAGGTTGACCAAATTACATAATCATAGGTAAAACGTGTTTTATTTCCTTTTCATATAAATGTgtcattgattctggtgccACAGATCACATGACTAATAATCCTTTATCAATCAATTAacctatgattatgtaatctctCATAATTATTATACAGATTATGTTCACAGTATGCAAGCTTCAATGCATCTCCTATTTTTTATGTGATTTGCAAGTTCCATCAAGTCTTCCTATTCTGTTACTTTTTGACAATAAAGCAGCCGTCCACATATTTAAAACTTCAGTATTTGATGAATGCATATCGATATTGAGTATCATATTATTCATCAGCAAGTGAAAAATAAACTGTCTCTACTACTCACATTAGTGTAAAGATGCAACTAAAAATTTTGTTTACTAAACCCTTGTCAACTTCATTGTTTCATCGGTTTTTGTTCAAGAGGGATTGATCTCTTTAAACCTATCTCCATCTTTAAGGGGGCTATAGAGAATATGTAACTTTCAAAAGATAGGGAAGGTTGTTAGGAGGTTGAAGTTATTAGTTGAGCTAAAAACAGTTATGAGCATGTTTGTTAAGCTCACAAATAGGTGATGAAATGTGGAGGCATGGTGTGTAAAGAGAATCAAACATAATTCAATGAGATCGCTTTTTGATTCTGATATACATTCTTTTATGAACATCTTAATGTTGTTTGTTGTGTGGATCATCTCAGTTTGATGAGGTGACATTTCAATGATTCTTTGCTTCCATATAATGGCTTTTATGTAACGCTTCGTCCCTATCTTCTTGGTGCTATTTCTTACTCTTTGTGTACACTCTCTCTATTTTGATCTCTTCTTATTGAAACTATCCATCAAATATTAGTTTTTGTCTTCTCTTTTCTCCCTTTTTTTCTATTGCAAGTGGCAATTTGGGTATTGTGATGTCGTTTACATATAAGAAGGCAACTAAAATTAATGATATGTTGTGTGCTAGTTGGGGCTGATGCCATTTGATTCAAGAGCAATAGTTAGGAGCCAACTTAGT is a window from the Manihot esculenta cultivar AM560-2 chromosome 16, M.esculenta_v8, whole genome shotgun sequence genome containing:
- the LOC110604192 gene encoding uncharacterized protein LOC110604192; protein product: MTSIISSQHCNPPLGVQDHLFRARFNKLPRSGGFIFSNSQSAVTRYRLTTRKHRPIFSIPVDDTQDPDESEDEDSDKDFPKDEAGGVDSEMLRKNLERIVGTDDSAFSGIDLATLIRNKYGRSYDVQLIKKEFMGRNLLALNVMWRYMEQRSFPLTEEEYLLRLDDVANTLKCWGAVSHIRNSLLKLKERPRIGKAVSIFIDMDESGGRAREWIYK